In Cryptomeria japonica chromosome 10, Sugi_1.0, whole genome shotgun sequence, a genomic segment contains:
- the LOC131042764 gene encoding cytochrome P450 750A1-like, with translation MAVTILVMLLIFYIFSRQRRRLPPGPFPWPIVGNLLQMGELVHRSLHDISKKYGPIASLKLSSVTAIVISSPEMAKEMKKLCMVELLNAKRIESMRSMREEEVSLAVRSVWEKSRHGKVAVNLSQIISSLVQSQILRILCGTKSDDQRLH, from the exons ATGGCTGTTACCATTTTAGTGATGTTGTTAATTTTCTACATATTTAGTAGGCAGAGAAGAAGATTGCCTCCAGGCCCGTTTCCCTGGCCTATCGTGGGAAATCTCCTGCAGATGGGAGAGCTTGTCCACCGTAGCCTTCATGACATTTCTAAGAAATATGGGCCAATTGCTTCGCTGAAGTTGAGTTCTGTTACAGCAATTGTGATTTCTTCTCCTGAGATGGCAAAAGAA ATGAAGAAACTCTGCATGGTGGAACTGTTGAATGCCAAAAGGATTGAGTCCATGAGATCAATGCGAGAGGAAGAGGTGTCTCTGGCTGTCCGATCAGTGTGGGAGAAGAGCCGCCACGGCAAAGTTGCCGTCAATCTTAGTCAGATAATCTCATCCCTTGTACAGTCGCAGATACTGAGAATCCTTTGTGGCACCAAATCTGACGATCAACGTTTACATTGA